The Thermobispora bispora DSM 43833 genome window below encodes:
- a CDS encoding adenosylhomocysteinase, translated as MGTAEPVTPVGQAAEGELRIGWAARSMPVLAGIAERFARERPLDGLRIAACLHVTAETAVLLQVLREGGAEIALAASNPLSTQDDVAAALRERGIAVHARAGADLQTYYRHIHQALDIAPHLVLDDGCDLVNVLHTERVELLGDVVGGCEETTTGIIRLRQMAAEGALRFPVVAVNDTRTKRMVDNRYGTGQSTLDGIIRATNLLLAGRVVVVAGFGFCGRGVADRARGLGARVIVTEVDPVKALEAALQGYQVEPMSRAAELGDVFITVTGNRDVIRAEHFAVMKDGAVLANAGHFDVEIDVRALRELASAVRHGVRPNTDEYVLPDGRRLLLLAEGRVVNLTAAEGHPAAVMDISFSAHALAAAWLVTEGRGLPPGVHDLPSAIDAEIARLELAAAGVTIDTLTPDQERYLRSWRLGS; from the coding sequence GTGGGCACGGCGGAACCGGTCACGCCGGTGGGGCAGGCCGCTGAGGGAGAGCTCCGGATCGGGTGGGCCGCCCGGTCGATGCCGGTGCTCGCCGGCATAGCGGAGCGGTTCGCCCGGGAGCGGCCGCTCGACGGGCTGCGCATCGCCGCGTGCCTGCACGTCACGGCCGAGACCGCGGTGCTGCTCCAGGTGCTGCGGGAGGGCGGGGCCGAGATCGCGCTCGCCGCGTCCAACCCGCTCTCCACCCAGGACGACGTGGCCGCGGCGCTCCGGGAGCGGGGCATCGCGGTCCACGCCCGGGCCGGGGCGGACCTGCAGACCTACTACCGGCACATCCACCAGGCGCTCGACATCGCCCCGCACCTCGTGCTCGACGACGGCTGCGACCTGGTCAACGTCCTCCACACCGAGCGGGTCGAGCTGCTCGGCGACGTCGTCGGCGGGTGCGAGGAGACCACCACGGGGATCATCCGGCTCCGGCAGATGGCCGCCGAGGGCGCGCTGCGCTTCCCCGTGGTCGCGGTGAACGACACCCGGACCAAGCGCATGGTCGACAACCGGTACGGCACCGGCCAGTCCACGCTCGACGGGATCATCCGGGCCACGAACCTGCTGCTCGCCGGCCGGGTCGTCGTGGTCGCGGGGTTCGGGTTCTGCGGCCGGGGCGTGGCCGACCGGGCGAGGGGCCTCGGGGCGAGGGTCATCGTCACCGAGGTCGACCCGGTGAAGGCGCTCGAGGCGGCCCTCCAGGGGTACCAGGTCGAGCCGATGAGCCGGGCGGCCGAGCTCGGCGACGTGTTCATCACGGTGACCGGCAACCGGGACGTCATCCGGGCCGAGCACTTCGCGGTCATGAAGGACGGCGCGGTCCTCGCCAACGCCGGCCACTTCGACGTGGAGATCGACGTGCGCGCGCTCCGGGAGCTGGCGAGCGCGGTGCGCCACGGCGTCCGCCCCAACACCGACGAGTACGTGCTGCCGGACGGCAGGCGGCTGCTGCTCCTCGCCGAGGGCCGGGTGGTGAACCTGACGGCGGCGGAGGGGCATCCGGCCGCCGTCATGGACATCTCGTTCTCGGCCCATGCGCTCGCCGCGGCCTGGCTGGTCACCGAGGGGCGCGGGCTTCCCCCGGGCGTGCACGACCTGCCGTCCGCCATCGACGCGGAGATCGCGCGGCTCGAGCTCGCCGCCGCCGGGGTCACGATCGACACGCTCACTCCCGACCAGGAGCGGTATCTGCGCTCCTGGCGGCTCGGCTCCTAG
- a CDS encoding HelD family protein: MTCRHTNTFNYIVSEERQLANSEIAREQAYVDMLYRRLDELREEAAQRLATVLREHGGTEQALIERESAVARYADRVARLDAAENRLCFGRLDMRDGRRRYIGRIGISADDDAGDGEPLLLDWRAPAARPFYLATAAAPERVRRRRHITLRGRRVAALDDELLDREAAGAEDGLVGEAALLAAVNAARTGRMQDIVETIQAEQDEIIRSDHRGVLVVQGGPGTGKTAVALHRAAYLLYTHRHLASRGVLVVGPNPAFLRYIGQVLPGLGETNVLLTTVGEMFPGVVADRPEPPETAEIKGRAVMAEVIAAAVRDRQAPSRGDVEIPYGPGTLRLTERDCLRAAERARAGRATHNEAGRIFRREILDLLARQAAERLEAVALDEEGRPLDGGDPGGGLTEADRRALLAAGYPAELLEAGPGPLTQGGRETMLDEADLAELRKELQADPGVRAALDELWPILTPQRLLTDLFADPGRLATAAPMLSEQERKLLERPPGGGWSTADVPLLDEAAELLGEAPRTGPTPEEIERAEQIAYAQGVLDILVGSRSSDLEEGEEGEILIATDVIDARRLAERHGAADHRTLAERAAGDRSWAFGHVVVDEAQELSEMAWRMIMRRCPGRSMTIVGDVAQTGDPAGTTSWDRVLRPHVGDRWRLARLTVNYRTPAEIMTAATRALAATAPAGEPEPEAPRSVRETGVPPWRLRTTPEELPRVLAECAARELASLGEGRLAVIVPDARRDELGEAIAAVVPEASYGAVPDLERPVVVLGVRQAKGLEFDSVLIADPAAILAAGPRGRNDLYVAMTRATRRLGVVHPGPPPAAIAAAIPGELG; encoded by the coding sequence ATGACCTGCAGGCACACGAACACCTTTAATTATATCGTATCAGAGGAGCGGCAATTGGCCAACAGCGAGATCGCGCGCGAGCAGGCCTACGTCGACATGCTCTACCGCCGCCTCGACGAGCTGCGGGAGGAGGCCGCCCAGCGGCTGGCCACGGTGCTCCGCGAGCACGGCGGCACCGAGCAGGCGCTCATCGAGCGGGAGTCCGCGGTCGCCCGGTACGCCGACCGGGTGGCACGGCTCGACGCCGCCGAGAACCGCCTCTGCTTCGGCCGCCTCGACATGCGCGACGGCCGCCGCCGCTACATCGGGCGCATCGGCATCTCCGCGGACGACGACGCCGGGGACGGCGAGCCGCTGCTGCTCGACTGGCGCGCCCCGGCCGCCCGCCCCTTCTACCTCGCCACCGCGGCCGCCCCCGAGAGGGTGCGGCGGCGCCGCCACATCACCCTGCGCGGCCGCCGCGTCGCCGCCCTCGACGACGAGCTCCTCGACCGGGAAGCGGCCGGCGCGGAGGACGGGCTCGTCGGCGAGGCCGCGCTGCTCGCCGCGGTGAACGCCGCCCGGACCGGCCGGATGCAGGACATCGTCGAGACCATCCAGGCCGAACAGGACGAGATCATCCGCTCCGACCACCGCGGCGTGCTCGTCGTGCAGGGCGGTCCCGGCACCGGCAAGACCGCCGTGGCGCTGCACCGCGCCGCGTACCTGCTCTACACGCACCGGCACCTCGCCTCCCGGGGCGTGCTCGTCGTCGGCCCCAACCCCGCCTTCCTCCGCTACATCGGCCAGGTGCTGCCCGGCCTCGGCGAGACGAACGTGCTGCTCACCACGGTCGGCGAGATGTTCCCGGGGGTGGTCGCCGACCGGCCCGAGCCGCCGGAGACCGCCGAGATCAAGGGCCGGGCCGTGATGGCCGAGGTGATCGCCGCCGCGGTACGGGACCGCCAGGCGCCGTCCCGCGGGGACGTCGAGATCCCGTACGGGCCCGGCACCCTGCGGCTTACGGAGCGGGACTGCCTGCGCGCCGCCGAGCGGGCCCGCGCCGGCCGGGCCACCCACAACGAGGCCGGGCGGATCTTCCGGCGCGAGATCCTCGACCTGCTCGCCCGGCAGGCCGCCGAGCGGCTCGAGGCCGTCGCGCTCGACGAGGAGGGCCGGCCGCTCGACGGCGGTGACCCGGGCGGTGGGCTCACCGAGGCCGACCGGCGCGCCCTGCTCGCGGCCGGGTACCCCGCGGAGCTGCTCGAAGCCGGCCCCGGCCCGCTCACCCAGGGCGGCCGGGAGACCATGCTCGACGAGGCCGACCTGGCCGAGCTCCGCAAGGAACTGCAAGCCGACCCGGGCGTGCGGGCCGCGCTGGACGAGCTGTGGCCCATCCTGACCCCGCAGCGGCTGCTGACGGACCTGTTCGCCGACCCCGGCCGGCTCGCCACCGCCGCGCCCATGCTCAGCGAACAGGAGCGGAAGCTGCTGGAGCGCCCGCCCGGCGGCGGCTGGAGCACGGCCGACGTGCCGCTGCTGGACGAGGCGGCCGAGCTGCTCGGCGAGGCCCCCCGGACCGGCCCCACACCCGAGGAGATCGAACGGGCCGAGCAGATCGCCTACGCGCAGGGCGTGCTCGACATCCTCGTCGGCTCCCGCTCCAGCGACCTGGAGGAGGGCGAGGAGGGCGAGATCCTCATCGCGACCGACGTCATCGACGCCCGGCGGCTCGCCGAACGGCACGGGGCGGCCGACCACCGCACCCTCGCCGAGCGCGCCGCCGGTGACCGGTCCTGGGCGTTCGGGCACGTGGTCGTCGACGAGGCGCAGGAGCTCTCCGAGATGGCCTGGCGCATGATCATGCGGCGCTGTCCCGGCCGGTCGATGACCATCGTCGGCGACGTGGCGCAGACCGGCGACCCCGCGGGCACCACCTCCTGGGACCGGGTGCTGCGGCCACACGTGGGCGACCGCTGGCGGCTCGCCCGGCTCACCGTCAACTACCGCACCCCCGCCGAGATCATGACGGCCGCGACCCGGGCGCTGGCGGCCACCGCCCCGGCCGGGGAGCCGGAGCCCGAGGCGCCCCGCTCGGTGCGGGAGACGGGCGTGCCCCCGTGGCGGCTGCGCACCACGCCGGAGGAGCTGCCGCGGGTGCTCGCCGAGTGCGCCGCCCGGGAGCTCGCGTCGCTGGGCGAGGGGCGGCTCGCGGTGATCGTCCCGGACGCCCGGCGGGACGAGCTCGGCGAGGCGATCGCCGCGGTCGTCCCGGAGGCCTCCTACGGCGCCGTCCCGGATCTGGAGCGCCCGGTGGTGGTGCTCGGCGTGCGCCAGGCCAAGGGGCTGGAGTTCGACTCGGTCCTCATCGCCGACCCGGCCGCGATCCTCGCCGCCGGGCCGCGCGGGCGCAACGACCTGTACGTCGCCATGACCCGCGCCACCCGGCGCCTCGGCGTCGTCCACCCCGGCCCGCCGCCCGCGGCGATCGCCGCCGCCATCCCCGGCGAGCTCGGGTGA